Sequence from the Flavobacteriales bacterium genome:
AGGAGAAGGAACGGGAAAATGAGAAGCCGCATTTCCAACTATCAATTACTTCTTACCTCCAGGAATGGTGGCTTTCACCTCAACCACCATATCGGCACGGAAATCAACGCTTTGCGTCATGGTCTCATCGGTAGTGGCGGCCGTGCGCAGCGTAAAACTGCTTTGCGAGATGTACGGATAGAGGTCTGTTCCGGTCACATCAAGCGTCAGCGTGCTCCCAGCATCTGACGGAACTGGGATCTTGCTTGCAATAAGCACTTCCGGTTGCCCATCTGTTTTCATGTAAATGGAAATTTCCTGCAAAAAGCTGAAATCCTCTCCTTGCGGAGAAGTGATGGTAATGCTGAGTGAGGTCAATTTGATGGAATCGATCCAGTCGGATTTCACGCCTTCATCCTCAAACTTCTGTTCGGAATTGGTTGTGGTGGAAGGTGTGGGCAAACTGACCGGGATATCGATGATGCTCGTACTCGGAATGGTGAAATCAGCCGAATAGTTGATGTGGAACGTGCGAAGTTCGTCCAGCACTTTGCAGCCTGGCAGTCCGAGAAATGGAACGAACGCAAGAATGAGCAATAGTCCTTTTTTCATTGCACGATGAATTTGGTTTGATACAGGTGGTTTTCAGTTGCCACATTGAGTGAATAGACGCCCGAAGAAAGCGCGTTGAGGTCGAGGTTCCGCGACCATGCGCTCCGTAGCACCTCTCGACCCGAAACATCCACAACCGTTACATTTTTCACCGCCAGTTGTGCTGGCTTTTTCAAATACAGAACGTCCGAACATGGATTCGGCCACATGGAAATATCCTCTTTTGAGATGTCGGCCACGGCCACATTTCCAAGTGTTCGGAACGCATTGATCCTTCCTGCACCGATCATTCCGCTCATTCCCGGATTCTCCGCGCTGATGTCCTCACAACCTTGCTCTATCCGTTGACGGATCTGTGACGCATTCATGTTTGGGAAATACGATTTTACCAATCCTGCCAAACCTGATACCAGCGGAGTTGCCATGGATGTTCCACTGAGATTTCCGTACGTGTTATTGTTTTCTGGAAGTGTACTGTAGATGCCCACTCCCGGAGCCATCACATCCACAGTGGAACCATAGCTCGAAAATGATGCCTTGGCGTCATTCTCGTCTGTGGCTCCCACACTCACCACCTGCGGGTACGCGGCCGGATAACTCAACGTTTGGTCTCCATCGTTTCCTGCTGCGGCCACCAGCAACGCACCCGAAACAGCCGCTTGCTGCACCACCGTTTTCAGCGTGGCCGCATCGGTAGTTGTTCCCCACGACATGCTGATAACATCAGCGCCAGAGCGCATGGCGTAATAAATGCCATCAATGCCGCCCGTAAGAGCAGCATCCGAATCGCGCCCGATCTTAACAGGTAAAATTTTTATCGAATAACCGATGGAAGCAATTCCCGTGTTATTGTTGGAAACCGCGCCAACAATTCCTGCCACGTGTGTTCCATGAATGAATTCATCATTATTACCCGATGCATTTGCTGGCGGGCGCGGGTCGGCATCATTGTTTGCAACATCATAGCCATGCAGGTCATCTGCTCTTCCATTGCCATCATCATCCAATAATGTAAGGCCGTTCTGTTCTGCCGTGTTCAAGTAAATATTGGCTGAAAGATCCTGGTGATCAATGGAAATGGCATTGTCCAATACAGCCACCAGCACGCTTGACGAACCTGTGGTGAAATTCCATGCTTCCTCTGCCTGTATTTTGGTCAACGCCCATTGGCCCGACTGAAGATCGTTCGGAGTATGTGAAGTGAACATCAGCGGATTCTTCTCTGCATACTCCACGTAAGGCAACGCGCTTAATGCGCTGATCAACACATCAACTTGTGCCACATTCGGAAAGATGACGCGGTAAATGCTGTCAAGTGCAGTTCCTGGCATGGGAAACGGCCGATAAATGCTGTCGAGTCCAGAAGCCGCAAACAGCAGGTCGATTGTAACATTGCCACCTGTGTATCCATCCAGATTGATTGGCGAAGCCCCAGAAAGCTTTAGATGGATCTGTCCGTCAATGGCATTCGGATCTACTGTTTGCGCAAGCAGAACCGAGCTGGGCATTATGAATGAAACAAGGAAGGAAAGCGCGATGGTGTATAAAAATCTCATGAGCATGCTTGGATTAACGATTCGTTTGTTGCACAAGTTACGCGTGTTGCAGGAAACGGTCTGTCGGCAGTTTACTTTAAACACGAAGGCCCGAACGCTGAAGCGTTCGGGCCTTCGCCAAAATTCAAAATCGCTTAGTGAGAAGCCAGATATTCGGCAACTCCTTCGTGCGTGGCTTTCATGCCTGTTGAGCCTTTCACCCAGTTGGCAGGGCAAACCTCACCGTTCTCTTCAAAGAAGGTCAGCGCATCAACCATTCTCAATGCCTCATCAACGTTTCTTCCTAATGGAAGATCGTTTACCAGTGCATGACGCACAGTTCCTTCCTTATCGATAAGGAAAAGACCACGGAATGCGATCATTGGTCCTGTTGCGATCAGATCACCGTCCTCGTCCATGTCATAATCACCGAAAAGCACTCCGTAGTTTGCAGAAATGGTCTTGGCAGTATCTGCTACGATCGGGTAAGTAACCCCTTTGATGCCGCCAGCAGCTTTATCCATTTGCAACCATCCCCAATGTGTTTCCTCTGTGTCCGTTGAACAGGCAACGACAGCCGTGTTCCTTGCTTCAAACTCGGCCAATTTTTCTTGGAATGCGTGAAGTTCTGACGGGCAGACGAATGTGAAATCTTTCGGGTAGAAGAAGAACACGACATTCTTCTTACCGATATATTGATCCAATGAGAAATCAGCTTCAACGGTTCCTCCGTTTACAACTGCTGGTGCGCTGAAAAAAGGTGCTTTTTTACCTACTAATGTTGACATTTTATTCTGTGATTTTTGATTAAAATTCGATTCGTTGGCAAAGATAACAGATAGGTCGGGCCAATGTTCTCTGCCACCATACCATAATAACGGTAACTTAAATTGACACGTACGCCAGCACAAAACCAGCTACAATTGCCGCCAGTTTGCGGATGTTGAATGCGTGTCCTTTGTCTGATTCGAAAATGATGGTGGTGGCGATGTGTAGAAACACCCCGACCAGAATGGCCAGAACAATTCCTTGAAAATTGCCGACCTCAACAACCGAACCTTCCAAAAAATGCGTGATGATTCCTCCCAGCGGAGCCATTAGGCTGAATCCAAAGATGGCCAGCGCTCCCTGTGCAACCGAGAAATGCGCTCCTCGCAGCACCGTTCCCAAAATGAAAGCCACAGGAATCTTATGAATGATGACACCCGTGAGCAGGGAATGATGTTCGTGCGCATGTTCGCCTCCAAAGGGCAAACCTTCAAGCAAAGCGTGTACACCAAGCCCCACGAACAGCGCCATAGGAAGTTCCTTGCCGTGCAACGCATGCGCGTGTCCGTGTTCCATTCCCTTAGAAAGCACTTCGAGCATGATCTGAACCATGAATCCGATCAATACCCAGATACCTGCCTTGGAACCGAGTATCCCGTACGATTCGGGCAGCACGTGAAAAAAGGAAAGGCCAAGCATGAATGCACCGCTGAAGGCCAACGCTATCTTCATATTGGGTTGGCTGATCTTGACAACCCAAGCCAGCATTCCTCCTGCAAAAGCTCCAAACAGTAATATCAACAGTTCCATCAGGCGGCAGTCTTTTTAGCAATAAGTATCAAACGGTCCGAATGCTGCGTGTCAAACCTGTTCAAATTGTAGTCCCCGAAAGTTTCCATCAGCTCCAAACCAGCGGCCTCAAAATAAGCAACGAAATCTTGCAATTTGAGTGCATCTACCTGTTCCTCAAAATCAAGCTCAACGACCTGTCCCGAATTTTCGGGATCACCATCAATAACATGGATGCGTTTGACGATCGTCCCGTCTTCCACGGCACGTGAAATTTCGAACTGAACACCATCGATCGTTCGCTCCTCATAATCAACCAAGTTGGCGATCACCTTTTCCACATTCATAAAATCGAGTATGAAAATACCTTGGGGCTTCAATGCATCAGCCACAGTCGAGATGGTTTTCTGGTCATCGTCTGCGCTATGAAAATATCCAAAACTGGTGAAGAGATTCACCACAAGGTCGAAGTGTTTGGTCCAATAGAGCGAGCGCATGTCGTGAACGAAAAATTCCAATCCATCGCACTCCAATGTTCTGGCCTCCTCAATGCTGTCCTCAGCGAGGTCAATTCCAACCACATCGAACCCATTTTTCCGTAGGTGCAATGAATGACGCCCCTTGCCACAGGCCAGATCCAGCGCGCGGGAGCCACGTGGCAGATCCAAATATGCGGTCAAGCGATCGATGAACCGCTCGGCCTCGGCCTCATCCCTGTTCCTGTAAAGGAGATGATAGTAGGGCGAATTGAACCACGTTTTAAACCAGTTGTGCACGTGCATGCTTTTTGGGGCGGCCAAAAATATTGATTTGAACGGGGTTGGGCATTTTTTTAGATCGGATGGTAACCTAATGCGAGAATGATAGTATAAGATGCGAAACTTGGAAAATCGGGGCTGAAACATCGAATAACCGAATAACAGCTTATGAACCGTAATACAGCTAACCGAGGCGTATTATTGAAAGAGCGAGAAGAGGAGATGAATATTTACGACCTATATCACCGAATGGAGACGAACAAGGTCGTCCTATCGTTCAAAGGTGATGTCACCTCTGAACTGATGTCTTCCATCCTGCAGATAATTGAGCAGCGCATGGACGACATGAATGAAGCGCCAAGGTTGAAGAAGAAAGTATATAACGTACTGGTGGAGTGTCTACAGAACCTCTATCACCACATCGATGAGATTCCCTCCGATTCTGCCAAGAACGGAACAGACCGCTCGGCCATATTCATGATCAGCCTTAACCGAAATGGCTATTCGATCACCACAGGAAACTACATTCTCTCGGATAGAAAAGATTCGTTCAGAGAGCGTTTGGACCGCATCAATTCGCTCACAAAAGATGAGTTGAAAGAACTGTATAAGGAAGTGCTGAACAGCGATGGTCGGTCCGACAAAGGCGGTGGCGGTCTGGGAATGATCGATATTGCCCGCAAAACAGGCAAAAAACTGAACTACGAGTTTGCACCAATGAATGACAAATACTCGTTTTTCAGTCTCAACATAAACGTAGAAGAACAATAATCATAAAACATCGGTAACATGGACTCGATTTTTATAGAAGGAACACCGAAAACGCCCAACGTGAAATTTGATGGTGACACAGGAGCAATCCTATTGAAAGGGCGTTCAATACCCGAAAACTCCATTGAGTTTTACAAGCCGTTGGTAGATTGGTTGGAGGAATACTCCAATAGCCCGAAGTCGAAAACGGTATGCGATATCCAACTCGAATACTTCAATACGAGTTCATCCAAATGTCTGCTCGATCTTTTCAAGAAGATGGAGAACATGAGCAAGAATGGCAGCGAGATCGTGATAAACTGGTACTACGAAGAAGATGATGAAGACATGCTCGAAGCTGGTGAAGATTACCAGAGCATCATCAACGTTCCTTTTAAGATGATAGAAATGCAGGATTGACCCGTTCCCTTTCCCTGCCAATGAAAATGTGAAAGCCTCCAAAATCGGGGGCTTTTCTGTTTTAGAGACTGGCTATCAGTTCCTTCATGATGAGCGTCATTTTCGGCTCAGCTTTCGAGGCCACTTCAATAACGTCCTCGTGCGTTACTTTCACAATCTTGCCAGGCACACCAAGGTCTGTGATAATGGAAACGGCAAAACAGCGCATGCCGCCATGACGAGCAGCTATCACTTCAGGAACCGTTGACATCCCCACCGTGTCCGCACCAACGTTCCGCACGTACATGTACTCAGCAGGCGTTTCCAAACACGGACCGCTCAATCCTGCGTAAATTCCTTCTTGCACTTTTATTCCATTTGCCAATGCAATTTCCTTCGCTTTTGCGATGAGGCTTTTATCATACGCCTCACTCATATCAGGAAACCGCGGTCCGAGCTCTGGGTAATTCCTTCCCATGAGCGGATTGGTCGGAAACAGGTTGATGTGATCGTTCAGGATCATCAGGTCACCGATCTCAAAATCGGGATTCACACCTCCGCTTGCGTTTGAAACCACCACGTCATTTATTCCCAGAGCCTTCATCACCCGAACAGGAAATGTGACCTGCTTCATGTCGTAGCCTTCGTAGTAATGGAAACGACCCTGCATGGCCATTACCGACTTGCCGCCAAGCTTTCCGAAGATCAGTTTGCCAGAATGGCCTTCAACCGTGGAAACAGGGAAATTGGGAATCTCCTCATACGGTACCACATGCTCCGCCTCGATCTCTTTGACCAGACCTCCAAGTCCTGTTCCCAGAATAATCCCAACCTCAGGAGATGCACCCGTCCGCTGCTTCAGGTATGCAGCCGTTTCTTTAATTTTCTCAAGCATGTTTTCCATGTTGCAGTATCAGTATTTCAAACGCAGGCCCTTTTTCAAACAAGAACCCAATATCAATCGGTAAGTAATAAACAGGAATCTCCCCGAATTCACTCAAAAGAGGCGTGTTCATCAATCGAACGGCATCCTTTTCTGTAGTGATAACCGCATCAACGGCCGCGCCAAAACTATCTATTTTTTCCCGCAGCTTTTTGAGGTCAGAAACGGTGTAATTGTGATGATCGGCAAAACTGAAATGTTCCAGCACATTGAAATTCATCCGTACCAATTCCTGAAAACGTTCGGCATTGGCAATACCACAGAATGAAATGATGGTTCCACCCAATTCCAGTTTGTTCGTTCGTCCTGAAATCTGAACTTCTGCTTCCACCACGGTCTTTGTAAGATAGACGTTATCAATGGCAGCCGCTTCCATTCGATCACTCACTCCCGTAATTACACAAACATCAGCACGCGATGCGGAGAACATGGTTTCGCGTAGGGTACCGACAGGCAGTAACCAATTCTGTATGTAGGGCAAATGTGCGGCTGTGACCAGAATGGAAAAACTCGGCTTTACCCAACGATGTTGGAAACCATCATCCATCACCACGAAATCGGGTTTTGGATTTGAAGCTAATAAGTGCTCTATTCCCCTCACACGATTTTCGCAGACCGCAACAATAGCTTCAGGATGCCTTCGCTTAAGTTGCAGCGGCTCATCACCAACATCAACAGCCAAACTGTTCGTTTCAACAATTCTGAAACCTGTGGTTTTGCGACCGTAGCCGCGACTGATCACTGCCACCTTCTTTCCTTTCTGAAGCAACATCCGAACGATGTAGCTGACCAAAGGCGACTTTCCTGTTCCGCCTGTTTCGAGGTTTCCCACGCATATCACTGGAACATCAAATTCTTTGGATGGAAGAATGCCAATGTCGAAAAGCAAGTTGCGCACGGTGACAACGATCCCGTAGATAATGGCGAACGGCCACAGCAGATGTCGGTACCAAGGCATCGGGGTGAAGATAGAAACGAACCCGTCATTCTTCTTAATATTGCTTCAAATCGAAAAGAGATGAAAGCAGCCGAGGTGATTGATTTTTTGGAACAGCTGGCACCACCATCGCTTCAGGAGAGTTACGACAATTCAGGATTGTTGGTCGGAGATTCTCGAACTGAAGTGACAGGAATTCTGGTGAGTTTGGATTGCACCGAAGACGTGGTTGAGGATGCCATTTCGCAAGGCTGCAACCTAATCGTTTCCCATCATCCGATTGTTTTCAGCGGCCTAAAGCGGCTGAACGGCAAGAATTACATCGAACGCACGGTGATGAAAGCCATCAAAAAGGATGTGCTCCTTTACGCCATCCACACCAACTTGGACAACGTAATTGATGGTGTGAACAAACGCTTTGCAGAACAACTCGGTCTGGAGAACACGCGCATTCTTCAACCCAAAAAGCAATTGCTGAAGAAGGTGGTGACCTACTGCCCTACCGAACACGCGGAAAAAGTGCGAACGGCCATGTGCGATGCCGGTGCTGGCCAAATCGGCAATTACGACCAATGTTCTTTCAATGTCAATGGAACGGGGACTTTCCGTGGAAATGAGAACACCAACCCGTTTGTAGGAAACAAAGGTGAAATCCACTCCGAAAATGAAGTGAGGATTGAAACAGTTGTTCCTGAATTTGCGGTGAAATCGGTGCTGAAAGCCATGCAGGAAGCACACCCTTACGAAGAAGTGGCCTTCGACATTTATCCGATGGAAAACCTCTGGAAAGAGGTCGGTTCTGGAATGGTCGGTGATCTGCCAAAGGAAATGGATGCACTGGAGTTTTTGAAATCTCTCAAAACCAACATGAAAACGGATTGCGTCCGTTACACGCTTCCACATAAGGAGAATGTAAAACGAGTTGCCATTTGTGGTGGATCGGGCAGCTTTCTTCTCAGCTCCGCAATCGGTGCTGGAGCCGATGTTTTCGTCACTGGCGACTTCAAATACCATCAATTTTTTGATGCTGAAAACCGCATCATCATTGCCGACATCGGCCACTACGAAAGCGAACAATTCACCATTCAACTTTTAGCAGAAAAACTCGCAGAGAAATTTCCTACCTTTGCACCCCGTTTGTCAAGAGTGAAGACAAACCCGATAAACTATCTATAGAGCATGGCCACAAAAAAAGCTACAACCGGTTCGGATTTCACAGTTGAGGAAAAACTGAAAGCGCTTTACAATCTTCAGAAGATCGATTCTGAAATTGACCGCATCCGCACCATCCGTGGAGAGCTTCCATTGGAAGTTCAGGATCTTGAAGACGACATCGCAGGTCTTGAAACACGTTTGCAGAACCTTACCGATGAAGTGAATGCATTTGAAGATGCAATCGTTCAGCGTAAGAATATGATCACGGATGCACTTGCAGCCATCAAGAAATATGAGGAGCAGCAAGGAAAAGTGCGTAACAACCGTGAGTTCGATTCTTTGAACAAAGAGATTGAGTTCCAGAACTTGGAAATCCAACTTTGTGAGAAGAAAATGAACGAGTTCAAGGCAAACATTGAGGCCAAGAATGAGTTGATCGAGACAGCAAAAACAGCCTTGGAAGAGCGTCAGAAAGATCTTGAAGCTAAGAAGGCTGAACTTGACTCTATCGTTGCCGAAACGGAGAAGGACGAAGCTAAATTGGTGAAGCAATCGAAAGATGCAGAGAAAGTGATCGAAGACCGTCTGTTGACCGCTTACAAGAGAATCCGCGGAAACTCGATCAACGGCTTGGCCGTTGTGAAGATTGAGCGTGGTGCCTGTGGTGGTTGCTTCAACGTGATTCCAGCACAGCGAATTCTTGACATCAGCTTGAGAAAGAAGATCATCGTTTGTGAGCATTGCGGTCGCGTGCTTGTTGACGCTGAAATCGATGGCGAAACAGAAGGATAAAACCTGAATGGTTTGAATATTGAAGGGGATTCGCTTTGAATCCCCTTTTTTTGTACCTGATGTTCCGCACAATCATCGCACTACTGTTGAGTCTTGGACTTTCACTGAAAGCCCAAAGCCAGCATTTTACTGTTAACGATGATTTTCAAGAAGCCTATTCCCTCCTACTCGACCTAAAGTTTGTAGAAGCAAGCGAACGTATTCAGAAACTGAAAACGTCCGATCCGAACAATTTTTCCGCACGCTATCTCGAAGACCTTTCAGACTTCCTTTTCATAGTAGTTACCGAAGACCAGCAACAGTTCGAACTGCGTAAAGAACTGCGTTCGGAACGTTTGAAAGCATTTGACCGACTTCCTGATAATTCACCTTACAAACTTTTGGCCGAAGGCGAATT
This genomic interval carries:
- a CDS encoding DUF1987 domain-containing protein, which translates into the protein MDSIFIEGTPKTPNVKFDGDTGAILLKGRSIPENSIEFYKPLVDWLEEYSNSPKSKTVCDIQLEYFNTSSSKCLLDLFKKMENMSKNGSEIVINWYYEEDDEDMLEAGEDYQSIINVPFKMIEMQD
- a CDS encoding purine-nucleoside phosphorylase, whose translation is MLEKIKETAAYLKQRTGASPEVGIILGTGLGGLVKEIEAEHVVPYEEIPNFPVSTVEGHSGKLIFGKLGGKSVMAMQGRFHYYEGYDMKQVTFPVRVMKALGINDVVVSNASGGVNPDFEIGDLMILNDHINLFPTNPLMGRNYPELGPRFPDMSEAYDKSLIAKAKEIALANGIKVQEGIYAGLSGPCLETPAEYMYVRNVGADTVGMSTVPEVIAARHGGMRCFAVSIITDLGVPGKIVKVTHEDVIEVASKAEPKMTLIMKELIASL
- a CDS encoding S8 family serine peptidase, whose translation is MLMRFLYTIALSFLVSFIMPSSVLLAQTVDPNAIDGQIHLKLSGASPINLDGYTGGNVTIDLLFAASGLDSIYRPFPMPGTALDSIYRVIFPNVAQVDVLISALSALPYVEYAEKNPLMFTSHTPNDLQSGQWALTKIQAEEAWNFTTGSSSVLVAVLDNAISIDHQDLSANIYLNTAEQNGLTLLDDDGNGRADDLHGYDVANNDADPRPPANASGNNDEFIHGTHVAGIVGAVSNNNTGIASIGYSIKILPVKIGRDSDAALTGGIDGIYYAMRSGADVISMSWGTTTDAATLKTVVQQAAVSGALLVAAAGNDGDQTLSYPAAYPQVVSVGATDENDAKASFSSYGSTVDVMAPGVGIYSTLPENNNTYGNLSGTSMATPLVSGLAGLVKSYFPNMNASQIRQRIEQGCEDISAENPGMSGMIGAGRINAFRTLGNVAVADISKEDISMWPNPCSDVLYLKKPAQLAVKNVTVVDVSGREVLRSAWSRNLDLNALSSGVYSLNVATENHLYQTKFIVQ
- the lpxK gene encoding tetraacyldisaccharide 4'-kinase — protein: MPWYRHLLWPFAIIYGIVVTVRNLLFDIGILPSKEFDVPVICVGNLETGGTGKSPLVSYIVRMLLQKGKKVAVISRGYGRKTTGFRIVETNSLAVDVGDEPLQLKRRHPEAIVAVCENRVRGIEHLLASNPKPDFVVMDDGFQHRWVKPSFSILVTAAHLPYIQNWLLPVGTLRETMFSASRADVCVITGVSDRMEAAAIDNVYLTKTVVEAEVQISGRTNKLELGGTIISFCGIANAERFQELVRMNFNVLEHFSFADHHNYTVSDLKKLREKIDSFGAAVDAVITTEKDAVRLMNTPLLSEFGEIPVYYLPIDIGFLFEKGPAFEILILQHGKHA
- a CDS encoding redoxin domain-containing protein yields the protein MSTLVGKKAPFFSAPAVVNGGTVEADFSLDQYIGKKNVVFFFYPKDFTFVCPSELHAFQEKLAEFEARNTAVVACSTDTEETHWGWLQMDKAAGGIKGVTYPIVADTAKTISANYGVLFGDYDMDEDGDLIATGPMIAFRGLFLIDKEGTVRHALVNDLPLGRNVDEALRMVDALTFFEENGEVCPANWVKGSTGMKATHEGVAEYLASH
- a CDS encoding methyltransferase domain-containing protein, with translation MHVHNWFKTWFNSPYYHLLYRNRDEAEAERFIDRLTAYLDLPRGSRALDLACGKGRHSLHLRKNGFDVVGIDLAEDSIEEARTLECDGLEFFVHDMRSLYWTKHFDLVVNLFTSFGYFHSADDDQKTISTVADALKPQGIFILDFMNVEKVIANLVDYEERTIDGVQFEISRAVEDGTIVKRIHVIDGDPENSGQVVELDFEEQVDALKLQDFVAYFEAAGLELMETFGDYNLNRFDTQHSDRLILIAKKTAA
- a CDS encoding Nif3-like dinuclear metal center hexameric protein → MKAAEVIDFLEQLAPPSLQESYDNSGLLVGDSRTEVTGILVSLDCTEDVVEDAISQGCNLIVSHHPIVFSGLKRLNGKNYIERTVMKAIKKDVLLYAIHTNLDNVIDGVNKRFAEQLGLENTRILQPKKQLLKKVVTYCPTEHAEKVRTAMCDAGAGQIGNYDQCSFNVNGTGTFRGNENTNPFVGNKGEIHSENEVRIETVVPEFAVKSVLKAMQEAHPYEEVAFDIYPMENLWKEVGSGMVGDLPKEMDALEFLKSLKTNMKTDCVRYTLPHKENVKRVAICGGSGSFLLSSAIGAGADVFVTGDFKYHQFFDAENRIIIADIGHYESEQFTIQLLAEKLAEKFPTFAPRLSRVKTNPINYL